Within the bacterium genome, the region CGAGAAAATGCGAGCGATCGCCCAAACCGCCGTAACCGTCAACGACCAGATCAATACGCCGCTCAACGTCATCTTGAACAGCGCCGAGTTCATTCGGCTTAAAACCCACCCCGATTCGAACGAGGTTCAGCAGTCCCTTGACTTTATTCATCAGGAAGTCAGCAAGATCAAACAGGTGATCCAACGGCTGGCCAAGATCGCCGATCCCAAGATCAAGGAATATGCGGGCGGATCGGTATTCATGGTGGATATGGAGAGTTCGGGGCAAGCCGGATCGTCCCTGGGTCAAGCCGCCAAACTCCGCGTTCTGGTGGTAGACGATGAGCAGTTCATGGTCCACACTCTGGCGAAGATTCTCGAATTGCTCGGCTACGAAGTGTTGTGTGCCTTCGGCGGCCGCGAGGCCTACCGGGTATGCCTTGAACAGGCCGTGGATCTCGTGATCACCGACCTGCACATGCCCGACATGAGCGGCCTCGAACTGTTGACGTCGCTGAAATCACACAATCCCAGTCTGCCCGTCATTCTGATCACGGGCTACGGGGTGGACAAGGTTCGCGAATCGGCGGGAAAGTGGCGGGCCGATGGTTTCCTGGGCAAACCTTTCACGGTCAACGAACTCAAAGAGTTGATTGAACAAACTCTGGCGTCGCTCTCAATTCACACTCGCGACTCGAACGAGGCGGGATCGTTCGTCGTATCTTCACCGGGAATGTGATGACGGATAAGCCGAACAACAGCCTTGCGGCTCGCTCGTCCGCGCCGCTTGCACTGGACAACAAACGCCTGTTGGTAGTGGACGACGAAGAAGTCGTCTGCCGAGTCGTCGAAGGTTTCCTCGGCGTCGAAGGCTGGACGGTGGATTCGGTCTACTCCATCGAGGACGCCAAACGAATTCTGGCCGATACCGCCTATCCGGTGGTGCTGTGCGACGTGCATTTGCCCGGCAGCAGCGCCGACTTGCTTCGCCATCTGAAGGAACGGTATCCCGTCGCGCAGGTCATCATGTTCACGGGCGATCCGACCGTGAGCACGGCTCGCGAGGCCATTCAGCTGGGAGCCTATGAATACGTTCCCAAACCGTGCCATCGCGAAGAACTCTCCCTGATTATCCATCGCGCCTATGACCGATTCCGGTTGCTGCGCGAGCAGGAACGTCTGCAGGCCGAGAACGAAGGTTATCGGCAGCGGCTTGAGGAACTGGTCGAGAAGCGAACGGCTCAACTGCGGGCGAGTGAACTGCGTTACCGGGCGATTTTCAACCGGGCCGTGGACGCAATTCTGCTGGTGGACATCGCCAGCGCCCGGATTGCCGATTACAACATGGCTTCGATGCGGCTGCTCGACGTTACCAAAGACGATCTTGCGAACTGCACCATCACGGATTTCGTGGGCGATCAACTCGCTTCCACACTCGTAGAGGCTCGACCGGCAGGTTATCGCGAATGGCGCTTTCCCCGGATGGTGTTTGTGCGCAAGAACGGATCTCCGCGAACCGCGCAGGTATCCGTGGGCAAAGTGGAGTTCGATCATCAGCGACTTCTTCAGATCGTGGCCCGCGATATCACCGATCAAGTGGAACTGGCGCAGCGCAGCGAACTCATGGAAACCGAGCTCTTGAATGAACAGCGTCTGGCGGCCATCGGTCTGCTCGCCTCGGGCATCGCTCACAACATCAACACTCCGCTGATGGGCATCTACGGCGCGGCGCAGCTGATCAAGATGAAGCATCCCGAGATCTCCGATATTGACGGAGTGATTCAGCAAGTCGAACGAGTCAACACGATCATCCGCAACTTGATGTGGAAGAGCCGGCAAGAGCAGGAATCGAATCCACAGGAAATCAACCTGAACGAGCTCCTGCGCGAGGAACTTCGTTTTCTTGAAGCCGACCTTGATTACAAACATAACGTGGCGAAGACGTTCGCATTCGCCGACAACGTTCCGACGATTCTGGGCCGATACAGCGACTTTTCCCAGTCCTTCACGAACGTGGTCCGCAACGCTCTTGACGCGATGTATGATCGCGAGAAGCGCGAGCTCTTCATCGGCACGGAGGTTCGCGACGGCGATATCCGCATTACCATTCGCGACTCGGGATGCGGCATCGCACCCGAAGACCGGGAACGCGTTTTTCTTCCCTTCTTCACCACCAAGGCACTCGTTGGACGAGATGCGGAGCGACCGACCGGGACGGGACTGGGTCTCTCCACCGTTCAGAAGCTGCTCGCTCCCTACGGCGCTCGCTATGAAATCAGCAGCGAAGTCGGCACGGGCACCACGTTTTGTATTTGTGTCCCGGTCGCAGCCAGTTTATGCTCCGCCGATCAGGTTGCCTCGAGTTCCCGCGGCATGTAGTTTCTTTTCGACCCACAGAATTAAACGCCCGCAGCTGCTCGCTGCGGGCGCTTTTTCTGCATCAGAAAACAATTCAGTATCACGGCATGTTTAAGTACCGCTCGGTGTATGTTTGAAAGTCCGCTTCGATCCGAGCGGCAACGGCTTCCGCCGGTTCCGAGAACTCGCGTCGAATCCACGTCACTCGCGGCTCGCGACGGAACCACGTCATCTGCCTTTTTACATAATGACGCACGGCCTTTTGAACATCTACGATCATCCGCTCCCGCGAAATCTCACCCCGCAAATAGGGAAAGATTTCCTGATATCCGTGCGTGCGAAGAGCGTTGCAGGCACGTTCATCGAAACCAAGTTCCAGAATGCCGCGGACTTCTTCGATAAGCCCCTCCCTCATCATATCAAGCACGCGGCGATCGGTTCGCTCGTAGGTTTCCCGGCGATCACCGTGAAGGAAATACGTGCGAAACGGTCGCGCGATGGGTTCGCGGGGACGATCCTGCAGGTCGGACAGTCGCACACCACGGATCCGGCACACGAGCAGTCCGCGCAGAATCCGGTGGCCGTCGTTAGGATTGGTTCGCGCAGCCAGCGCCGGATCGCGTTCCTGCAATTCGGTGTATAGTGTCTCCAGACCGACCCGCTCCGCCTCTTCACGCAGGCTTGTGTAGTCTGCCGGGTTTTCCGAATCCTCCCGGTAAAAACCGTCCACCAGCGCTCGAAGATAGAGCATCGAACCACCGACCACAATCGGGGTTCGCTCGCGGGAGATAATCTCTTCGATGCGCTCTCGTGCGGATCGAGCGAAATCTCCCGCCGTCCATCGTTCCGAAATTGACTTCTCGTCAATGAAGTGATGCGGTACTCGCTTGCGTTGACTTTCTGTCGGCTTGGCCGTTCCGATTCGCATTTCCCGAAAAATCTGCCGCGAATCGGCGCTAAGAATCTCCCCCTTGAGGGACTCCGCAAGGGGGATCGAAACGTCGGTCTTTCCGGAAGCGGTGGTTCCCGCCAGAATCAGCACAACCGGAAAAATACCGCTACTCGGTTCGTTTGAATCGCCGGTCAAGTTCGCTCAGTTTGAGATGTATGACGGTCGGCCGGCCGTGCGGGCACGTCAGCGGAAATTGCGTGGCGAAGAGTTCGTCCATTAGTGTGATCATTTCGTCGGAGGTCAGCGCGTCACCGGCGCGAATCGCCGCCCGGCACGCAAAACCGGCGGCGAGAGCGTCGCGCGGCTCGAAACGCGCTTTGCGGAACTCGACGTACTCATCGAGGATCGAGCGAATCGTATCCACTTCGGAGACTCGGCGAATTCCGGCCGGAACCGCCTCGATGCTGTACGTTCGCACGCCGAAATTCCGAATTTGAAATCCCAGCCGCGTGAGGTCATCCCGTACCTCCTGAAACACGGCGTCCGATTCGGGTTCCAGTTCAAGCAAAATCGGAAACAGCAGTTGTTGCGAGTTGAACGTTCGCTCGTCGAGACTGCGAAGCGCTTTCTCGAACAGAATTCGCTCGTGGGCGGCGTGCTGATCAATAATCGCTATTCCCGAACGAATTTGAGAAATCAGGTATTTCTGATGTACTTGAAAAATCGCGGGCCGGAACAGCTCTCCTTCTTCGACGGGACTTTCGAGGGACGCGGCACGCGCCGCACTTGGCGAAACAGCTTCGAGTGGGAGATTCCAGCCTCGTTGCTCCGCGTTGATTGCCGTGGGTGTTGTGTTCCCGAACCGATTCTCTACGCGATCCAGACTACGGTTCGAATCCACCCGCGATCCTTCCGTCGGCAAAGTCTGCTCCGCAAAATGCGCCGTCAGAGCCGCGCGGATCGCTCGGTAGACGGCATCGTGCACTCGTCGTTCATCCGCAAGCTTGACTTCAAGTTTGGCTGGGTGAACGTTCACGTCCACTTCGGACGGAGCCATATCCAGCGATATCGCGTAGAACGGCCACTCGCCTTCTTCAAGCTGTTCGCGCAACGCCGAACGAATCGCCGAGTGCAGCAGCGGACTTTGGATCGGGCGACAATTCAGAAACAGGTATTGACTGCCGCGCGATTTCTTGTTGAGTTCGGCGGTCCCGACGGCACCCGCCACGACGACGCCACCCGCCTCGTATCCGAGGGGGACGGTTTTATCCGCAAAATCGTTTCCGAAGAGACCGTTCAGACGCGATGCGAAATCCGCCGACGGCAGATTGTACTCAACGGAATCATCATGCGAAAACAGCCAAGCGACCTCGGGGTGAGCCAGAGCATACTGCCGGAAAACGCGAATTAGATGCGCGAGCTCGGTGGAAGCACTCTTGAGAAAGCGCGCCCGCGCGGGAGTGTTGTAGAAGAGCGAGTGAACGGCAATGGACGTGCCCGTCACCGCCGCAATCGGTTCTTCGTGTACGAGCCGGCCGCCCTCGAACCGAACCATCGTTCCCCCTCCGGCGTCCGACAGGCCGGATCGAACCTCCACGTAGCTTACCGACGCAATCGCCGGGAGAGCTTCGCCGCGGAAACCCAGCGTGCGTACCGCCTGCAGATCTTCGGCGCGGCTCAGCTTGGACGTCGCATGGCGCTCGAACGCGAGCAGCAGATTCTCGCGCGACATTCCGCAGCCGTCATCCACCACTTGAATCAGGTTGCGTCCCTGTCCCTTGACCAGAATCTGAATCCGGCTTGCCCCCGCGTCCAGAGCGTTCTCCACCAACTCCTTGAGAACGGAGGCGGCCCGCTCCACCACCTCACCGGCGGCGATCTGGTTGACTACGTTCTCGGGAAGTATGCGAATCTCAGGCAACGAGTTTCTTCCCGACGATGGAGCGCACGTTTTCGACGATGGCTCGTCCCCGTTTGCGCGCGTCGTCCACTTCCTTGCGGTAGGCAGACGTTTGATCGGCGGGCAATCCCGGAAGATTGATGAGGACGTTCATGGCCGCTCCTTCGAGTCCGGCCAACAGCAGCTCGGCCGCCGTCCCGGCGTCGGAAACGGTATTCACGTTTCCGCATTCGGCGATCTCGGGCGCGAATTCCAGCGTCTGCAGGCAGAGGCTCATGGTTGACTCGGGAACGTCCACTCCCTCCCGAGTCGCTGCAATCAGTTCCGCCTCTTTCTCCTTTCTCTCGACATCGTCGCGTTCCGGGAGCTTGGCGGCGGCTCTCATGCGGTTGAAGGCGGCCGTATCGTCGTCAATCCGCTCCGTGAGTTTCGAGCGAAGTTCCTCGATCTGCCCGCGCAACTCGGTGAAGCGGGGCGTGACGTCCGCATAGTTCTTCTTGCCGATGGTGAGATTGATGACCATACCCAGTAGCGCCGCCCCCAGTGAACCGGACAGAGCGGCAACACTGCCGCCGCCCGGCGCGGGAGCCTTGGACGCGACTTGCTCCACAAAACCCAAAACCGGTTGATAGACCAGCTTGGCCGGAAAGTCTTTCTTTTCGTTCGTCATGTGCCGTGTTCAGTTTACGATGGCATATTCGATGATTTTCTTGTGGGGATCAAAGGGACGATAGGCGGAAAATTCCAGCTTGTCGTGAGCCAGTTGCACCGCTTCACGTTCGGAGGCGGGACGAGCAAGCCGATCTCGCCAGACAAAGTACTCCGCCGCCAACAACACGGCTTGCAGCGGAATAAGTCCCACAACTTCCGATCCGTTCACGTCCACGCCTCGCGACGCGGCCTCGTGTTTCGCCTGCTCAAACGCGATGTGCGGACCGGTGACAAGATAATTCGTCAGATTCATCGAGATCTGACAAAATTTGTCCCGGTCAAGATAGACTCCCATTCCCTTCACGTTCAACAGCGGTCCGGGATGGAAAACTTTCTTGCCGGTGGCCGACAGCACTTCCTCGCCTTGACGATCCTTGATCGGCCATCCCATCTCGCGCACATGGAGGGCGATATCCTGTGCAACGTTCTCGTCTTCCGTTTTCAGATTGACGTTATAGGCGACCAGAAAAAAGCGCGCACCGGTAATCAAACAGCCGAAGGTGGGCATGAACTTGGCGGGTCCGAAGTCGGGCGCCCACTGAGCGTCCTTAAGTTTCTCCTCGAGAGCCTCGTACTCGCCCTTGCGAACACGGGCCAGATTGGTACGTCCGGGTTGCGATGCCGCCGCCTCGTACAGATAGACCGGCACTTGCAGCTCCTGCCCCACGCGTTTTCCAAGCTGCCGGGCCAATTCCGCGCACTCCGCCATGCGGATTCCCCGAACAGGCACAAAGGGAGCGACGTCCACCGCTCCGCTGCGCGGATGGCTGCCCTTGTGCCGGGTCATATCAATTTCTTCATAGGCCGCACGGGTGAGGCGAAACGTCGCCTCGACACACGCCTCGGGTTCCCCGGCGTAGGTGATCACGCTTCGGTTGTAGTCGCCGTTGGGATCCACGTCCAATAGCGTGACGCCGCGCACGGTTTTCACCGTGTCGGCGATGCGATGGATCTTGGCCAGATCGCGTCCCTCGGAGATATTAGGGACGCACTCGACAATTGCTCCCATGGTCCTCGCGATGGTTCGTTGTGACTATGGATAAGTTTCCAGAAACCGTTCGATGATGCTGTCTTCCGCCCAGCGGACGCGGGACAGTGAACATGAGAAGTTGTTGCAGAGGACGGCAAAGGCAACGGTGTCGCCGCTTGCCGTTTCGGCATAGCCGGCCAGTCCCGATACATAGGTCATGCTTCCCGTCTTGGCCCGCACACGCCGCGCCGTGTTTTTCGTGCTCAGTCGGTAGGATAACGTCCCGTCTATCCCCGAGACCGACAACGTAGACCGAAACACTTCGGCGACTGGATGATGATGCATCGCCCGCAGCAATCCCACAACCGACCGAGCGTTCACGGCGTTCCGGCGGCTGAGTCCGCAGCCATCCTCCAAGTGCAGCGATTTGGAGGAAATCCCGCAGCGCCCCACAAATCTCTCGAGCGCTTTCAGGCCATGCCGCCGTTCCGCCGATCCGGTGACCGCCAGTCCCAAGGCCGCCAACACGTACTCGCTGATGTAGTTGTCGCTGTCCTTGTTCATCAGCGACAACACGGAAGGAAGGGGAGCCGAGTGAAGCTCGGTCAGCGGTTCACCAATCGGTACTCCCGACAGCGAGCGCTCGACGATGATATTACCGTACACAGTAATCCCGCGCATAATCAGTGCATGACGCAGGGCGTGGCCGAAATACCGCGCGGGATCCTGCATCGGTATCCACAGGTATTCGCCGTCATCATGCAGCGGAATCTCACCGGTCAGAACGATGGTGGTGTCATGCGGCACCGACCACATCTCGATCCACGGCATGGAAACCGTGTCTACCGTTACAACGTCTGAGCGTACGCTTACCGGCGCATAGACGGGATCGAGGACATATCTCGCCGGCGCGCCGACCACACCGCCGGGAAAAACGCCCAGATGGCAGACGTTGTTGTTGAAACCGAATCCGTCCGTCGGGGGAGCGAATCCGGCGTTGATGTCACCGATTTCCCACCCGGAGGCGGCACTCTCCAGACGATAGGGCCAGACCCGGAGAACCAGATTTCCGGTCACGGCACGCAGTCCACTGTCGCGCAGACTGTCAGCCCACGCCCGCAGCGCGGGAGCACGATGATACTTCGACCACTTGACTTCCGGCGTCGGATCCCCGCCCGCCTGAACTACGAGATTTCCATGCAGAATCCCGTCTTCGGAGAGCGGTCCGTCGCGGAAGCAAACCGTTGTGAACTGATAGTCCGGTCCGAGCGCATCCAGCGCGGCGGCGGACGTGAACAATTTGGTAATCGAAGCGGGAGTGAGCAGACGGTCGGCGTCATACTCGTAGATCACCGAGTCATTCGCCAGCGAGTAGAATAAAATGCTCCACGACGATCCCCGCAGAGATGCGTCCTCGACCATTGATTCCGCGTAGTCGCTGAAAGCCGTCGGAAACACTCGGCCCGCGGCCGGCGTCGCCGGTGATACCAGCAGCAGAAGAAGAATGGAAAGAGCAATCATCCGAACTCGAGTTATCCTACACCAACAAACAATCGGAACAGCGGCTGCGCCACGGGCATGATGATCCGTCCGAAAACGGACACGTCCGCGAAGTTCGCCAACAATACCACAGCGATAAACAACAGGGGTCCGATCCGCTCGAACCGCTCGTAGCCACGCGCCCAGCGCTCGGGGATGAATCCCGACACGATCCGGGAACCGTCGAGCGGGGGAATCGGAATCAGATTGAAGATCGCCAGCACGATGTTGATCCAAACGGCTTGTGCGAGCACCATTAGCGGCCACGGCAGACTCGCGGCGGTCGGATCCATGAACAAGACCGACAGGCGCAGTAGAAACGCGAATGCGATTCCCAGTCCCAGGTTCGATAACGGTCCGGCGACGGCAACCATCGCCATGTCCCGGTACGGCGAGCGAAAGTAACGCGGATCCACGGGTACGGGTTTCGCCCACCCGAATCCGATGAACACGAGCATCAGTGAACCGAAGAAATCCAGATGACGGAGAGGATTGAGAGTCAATCGTCCCATTGTTTTCGCCGTCGGGTCTCCGAGACGAGCGGCCGTCCACGCGTGAAAGAACTCGTGGACAGTGAGTCCGATCACGAAGCCGGGAAGTAAGAGAAGGATTTGAGTATAATTCACAGATTCGTTAGCCGCGAGGATGAAAACTGCGAACCGTTTCGCGAAGGTAGTCGCGATCCAGATGCGTATAGATCTCGGTCGTGGAAATCGAAGCGTGTCCGAGCAGCTCCTGAACGACCCGTAGGTCCGCACCACCTTCCAGCAAATGAGTCGCGAAGGTATGCCGGAACGTGTGAGGCGTCACGGGCGTCTCGATCCCCGAGCGTTGCAGGTAAACTTGCAGAATTCGCCAGAATCCGAAACGGGTCAGCGGTCGGCCGTGGCGATTGAGGAACAACACGTCTTTCGCTTCCGGCGGTAAGGGTTTCGGCTTTCCGTCACGGGTTCGTCCGCGGATCCCGTCGCGACCGTGGATGAGATAGCCTTTCAACGCCAGCTCCGCCCGACCGCCGAGCGGCACAAACCGCTCCTTCCCCCCTTTTCCCAACACGCGCACGAGTTCCGATTCGAACACGACGTCGCGTCGTCGCAAGCCGACCAACTCCGATACTCGCAGACCGCACGAGTAAGCCATCTCGATCAGGGCCCGGTCGCGCAGGGAAGGCGGATCATCTCCGACGACGGCCTGCAGCAGTCGCTCCATTTCTTCCACGGTGAGCACACTGGGAAGATGACGCGGCAGCTTGGGACCTTCGATATCCTCGGCCGGATTGGTTTTCGAGAATCCCTCGGTCACTCGCCAGCGGAAGAATCCGCGAATGGCCGAGAGATGACGAGCCGCACTGCGCGGGGCAAGATACTCGCCGAGCTCGCGCAGGTATCTTTCCAGAGTCCGGCGATCCACCGCATCAAACGTTAAGTGGCTCGAAGCGAGCCAGTTCGCAAATCCCCGTAAATCCCGCCGGTAGTTTTCGAGCGTGTGCGGCCGCAGATCCGCCTCGTAGGCCGCCTGCGCGAGAAACGTGCGAATCTCCAGAGAACCCGCTTCGTCACTCGCGGAGGAAGGGATTGGTACGGCGTTCTTCGCCAACGGTAGTGGTCGGTCCGTGACCGGGATAAACGACGGTTTCTGGCGGCAGCGAAAGGATTTTCGAGCGGATGTTTTGAAGAAGAACTTGTTCACTGCCGCCGGGGAAATCGGTGCGTCCGATGCCACCCGCGAACAGCGTATCACCGGCTATCACGAAACCCTCATAATGGAACACGAGCGAACCCGGCGAGTGCCCCGGCACGTGCAGGATTTTCAGCGAATCGTTTCCCACCCGCAAGGAATCGCCCTCCGCCAGCGCGCCGTCGGCGTCGGGGGAGATCACGGGTTTTCCGATATAGAGCGAGAGGTTTTTTGCGGGATCGGTTAGCATGGGCCGGTCGGCGTCGTGTATCAAGAGCGGAATCCCCAGTCGGGTTTTGATCGTTCCGTTGGCCTCAATGTGATCCATATGACCGTGCGTGTTGACCAGATACAGCGGTTTCAAATCGAGCGTTTCGATTTCCCGCAGGATCTCCTCCCCATCGCCGGGCGCATCAAAGATCACCGCCTCGCGCGTACGATCACACCATACGACCATCGTGTTCACGGCATTGAAACCGATCACCCGCAGAAGTATGTTCAGCACGCGGCGGCCTCGCGAAGCCGCCGAATATTCGCCGGGATGTCGCCGCGGAAAACCGCCGTTCCCGCAATCAACAGATCGGCGCCGGCGTGCACGACCGAAGGCGTGGTTACTTCATCTATTCCGCCGTCCACGGCGATGGTGAACTCCGCCACGCCTTCCTTGCGCCAGCCGTCGGCGTGCAGAATCTTCGGTAACATCCCCTCGATGAAGTGCTGTCCGCCGAATCCCGGATTGACCGTCATGATGAGAAGCAAATCGAAACTGCCCAGCACCGGTTCGATCATCTCCACGGGTGTGGACGGATTGATCGAGACTCCCGCCCGCGCACCGAGCGAGCGAATGTGGGTGAGCGTCCGATGCAAATGACGGCAGACTTCCTGATGGACCGTGATGATCGAAGCACCGGCCTTGTGATACGATTCGAGGGATTTTTCGGGTTCCTCGATCATCAGATGCACGTCGAGTTCGAGAGACGTGAGCGACCGAAGCTGCCGGATGATGGGCGGACCGAACGTCAAATTCGGCACGAAGTGTCCGTCCATCACATCGCAATGCAGAAGGTCGGCGCCCGCGCTCTCGCATTGCTTCACCTGATCGGCAAGATGCATGAAATCGGCCGCCAAAATGGAAGGCGCGATACGAACCGGTCTGCTCAATCCACTTCTCCCGTTGAAATTGTTCGGGACGAATCTTCGGTCTCCAGAGAATCCACCGGATTCACATCCGGCGCCGCGCGCAAGACGGGAACCGCCACGACGAGATCCACCGCCGTCTCCGGTTCCACCTCCTGACCGGAGCGCAGCGACTGCGCGATCACGGTTCCGGTCGGATAGAGATCCGTCTCTTTGCGCACGATCCGTCCCAGTTTGAGTCCCGATTCCCTCAGAAGCAGGCGCGCCTCGTGAAGGGGCTTCTCCATCAGATACGGAATAAAGAAGTGATCGGGACGCGGTCCGAGGGAAACCATCAGTTTCACGGCGTCCCCCGGGGCAACACTCGCCCCCGGTTCCGGTTCTTGAGAGACGATGATGTCCCGAGGAATCTCACTCGAGAATTCATAGACAATATCCGCACTCGTACACAGCAGATTCACGTTCCGGCAGCGAATCTGCGCGTCGCGCACCTTGAGGCCAACCACGTCGGGAGCCAGATCCCGTTTCACGTCCACCGCCGGAACCACGCGGATCTTCCGGCCGGGTTTGGCGAGCGCCCGGGCAAAGGGTCGCTGCTCCAGAACGGTGCCTTCGGGAACGTTGCCGCCCATTTTGGGTGCGTCCAACACGACGATGAAGCCGGACGAATCCGCTCGACGCTTGGCCTCTTCGGTGGATAATCCCACCAACTCAGGAATCGGTCGCTCGATTCCCTGGCGGGTGTAGAGCGGCATCACGAAGCGGTCGAAAATGAAAAACAGCAGAATCAGGACAACAAAAATGCCCGCCACGACCGTGAACCAGCGGAGAAGGGCGCGGGAGGCGGGATGAGATGCCATAAAACGGATCAAGCGGTGGTCGTACGTCGGAAGCGAGCGGCAAACGCTCCGTCGCAACCGTGAATGTGAGTGAACACCTCGAGGTCTCCGTGTTCACCGACGGTGGATTCGGGAGTGAAGCCGCGCGCGTCCTCCTTGTGGAACTCGGGAAACGCTTTCAGAAAACTCGTCACAATCTCATGATTCTCCGACGGCAGGATACTGCACGTCGAATACACCAGAACTCCGTTGGGACGAACGAGCTCGGCCGCCCGCGAGAGAATCTCCAGTTGCAGTTTTCGCTGCAGGGCGAGATGATGGCTCTTCCGCCGCCATCTCACATCGGAATGTTTCCGCAGCAGTCCCAGTCCGGAGCACGGAACGTCCGCCAGCACGCGATCGAAAGGCTCGGCCGAGAACTCGCGAGCGTCCATGGTATGTACGGCTACTCCCGCGGCTCCGATTCGTTGCAGGTTCTCGCTAAGTTTTTGTGTTCGCTCGGGCGAAATCTCGATCGCAACCAGATCGGCTTCACCTCTCACGTGCTGATAGATACCGAGTAGCTTCCCCCCGGGGGCCGCGCAGAGATCGAGAATCCGTTCGCCCGGCTCGGGCGACAAGAGCTCGACCGCCAGACCGGCGCTCTCGTCATGAACCGTCAGACTTCCGTCGTCAAGCAGATGCTGAAGCTGAAAGATCGCGGGCGAAGGGAA harbors:
- a CDS encoding response regulator; protein product: DYLIKPCDDHELLYRVRMGIDHVQLLRELRARELDAEKMRAIAQTAVTVNDQINTPLNVILNSAEFIRLKTHPDSNEVQQSLDFIHQEVSKIKQVIQRLAKIADPKIKEYAGGSVFMVDMESSGQAGSSLGQAAKLRVLVVDDEQFMVHTLAKILELLGYEVLCAFGGREAYRVCLEQAVDLVITDLHMPDMSGLELLTSLKSHNPSLPVILITGYGVDKVRESAGKWRADGFLGKPFTVNELKELIEQTLASLSIHTRDSNEAGSFVVSSPGM
- a CDS encoding response regulator encodes the protein MTDKPNNSLAARSSAPLALDNKRLLVVDDEEVVCRVVEGFLGVEGWTVDSVYSIEDAKRILADTAYPVVLCDVHLPGSSADLLRHLKERYPVAQVIMFTGDPTVSTAREAIQLGAYEYVPKPCHREELSLIIHRAYDRFRLLREQERLQAENEGYRQRLEELVEKRTAQLRASELRYRAIFNRAVDAILLVDIASARIADYNMASMRLLDVTKDDLANCTITDFVGDQLASTLVEARPAGYREWRFPRMVFVRKNGSPRTAQVSVGKVEFDHQRLLQIVARDITDQVELAQRSELMETELLNEQRLAAIGLLASGIAHNINTPLMGIYGAAQLIKMKHPEISDIDGVIQQVERVNTIIRNLMWKSRQEQESNPQEINLNELLREELRFLEADLDYKHNVAKTFAFADNVPTILGRYSDFSQSFTNVVRNALDAMYDREKRELFIGTEVRDGDIRITIRDSGCGIAPEDRERVFLPFFTTKALVGRDAERPTGTGLGLSTVQKLLAPYGARYEISSEVGTGTTFCICVPVAASLCSADQVASSSRGM
- the miaA gene encoding tRNA (adenosine(37)-N6)-dimethylallyltransferase MiaA, with protein sequence MTGDSNEPSSGIFPVVLILAGTTASGKTDVSIPLAESLKGEILSADSRQIFREMRIGTAKPTESQRKRVPHHFIDEKSISERWTAGDFARSARERIEEIISRERTPIVVGGSMLYLRALVDGFYREDSENPADYTSLREEAERVGLETLYTELQERDPALAARTNPNDGHRILRGLLVCRIRGVRLSDLQDRPREPIARPFRTYFLHGDRRETYERTDRRVLDMMREGLIEEVRGILELGFDERACNALRTHGYQEIFPYLRGEISRERMIVDVQKAVRHYVKRQMTWFRREPRVTWIRREFSEPAEAVAARIEADFQTYTERYLNMP
- the mutL gene encoding DNA mismatch repair endonuclease MutL: MPEIRILPENVVNQIAAGEVVERAASVLKELVENALDAGASRIQILVKGQGRNLIQVVDDGCGMSRENLLLAFERHATSKLSRAEDLQAVRTLGFRGEALPAIASVSYVEVRSGLSDAGGGTMVRFEGGRLVHEEPIAAVTGTSIAVHSLFYNTPARARFLKSASTELAHLIRVFRQYALAHPEVAWLFSHDDSVEYNLPSADFASRLNGLFGNDFADKTVPLGYEAGGVVVAGAVGTAELNKKSRGSQYLFLNCRPIQSPLLHSAIRSALREQLEEGEWPFYAISLDMAPSEVDVNVHPAKLEVKLADERRVHDAVYRAIRAALTAHFAEQTLPTEGSRVDSNRSLDRVENRFGNTTPTAINAEQRGWNLPLEAVSPSAARAASLESPVEEGELFRPAIFQVHQKYLISQIRSGIAIIDQHAAHERILFEKALRSLDERTFNSQQLLFPILLELEPESDAVFQEVRDDLTRLGFQIRNFGVRTYSIEAVPAGIRRVSEVDTIRSILDEYVEFRKARFEPRDALAAGFACRAAIRAGDALTSDEMITLMDELFATQFPLTCPHGRPTVIHLKLSELDRRFKRTE
- a CDS encoding cyclodeaminase/cyclohydrolase family protein, with protein sequence MTNEKKDFPAKLVYQPVLGFVEQVASKAPAPGGGSVAALSGSLGAALLGMVINLTIGKKNYADVTPRFTELRGQIEELRSKLTERIDDDTAAFNRMRAAAKLPERDDVERKEKEAELIAATREGVDVPESTMSLCLQTLEFAPEIAECGNVNTVSDAGTAAELLLAGLEGAAMNVLINLPGLPADQTSAYRKEVDDARKRGRAIVENVRSIVGKKLVA
- the ftcD gene encoding glutamate formimidoyltransferase, producing MGAIVECVPNISEGRDLAKIHRIADTVKTVRGVTLLDVDPNGDYNRSVITYAGEPEACVEATFRLTRAAYEEIDMTRHKGSHPRSGAVDVAPFVPVRGIRMAECAELARQLGKRVGQELQVPVYLYEAAASQPGRTNLARVRKGEYEALEEKLKDAQWAPDFGPAKFMPTFGCLITGARFFLVAYNVNLKTEDENVAQDIALHVREMGWPIKDRQGEEVLSATGKKVFHPGPLLNVKGMGVYLDRDKFCQISMNLTNYLVTGPHIAFEQAKHEAASRGVDVNGSEVVGLIPLQAVLLAAEYFVWRDRLARPASEREAVQLAHDKLEFSAYRPFDPHKKIIEYAIVN
- the dacB gene encoding D-alanyl-D-alanine carboxypeptidase/D-alanyl-D-alanine-endopeptidase; the protein is MIALSILLLLLVSPATPAAGRVFPTAFSDYAESMVEDASLRGSSWSILFYSLANDSVIYEYDADRLLTPASITKLFTSAAALDALGPDYQFTTVCFRDGPLSEDGILHGNLVVQAGGDPTPEVKWSKYHRAPALRAWADSLRDSGLRAVTGNLVLRVWPYRLESAASGWEIGDINAGFAPPTDGFGFNNNVCHLGVFPGGVVGAPARYVLDPVYAPVSVRSDVVTVDTVSMPWIEMWSVPHDTTIVLTGEIPLHDDGEYLWIPMQDPARYFGHALRHALIMRGITVYGNIIVERSLSGVPIGEPLTELHSAPLPSVLSLMNKDSDNYISEYVLAALGLAVTGSAERRHGLKALERFVGRCGISSKSLHLEDGCGLSRRNAVNARSVVGLLRAMHHHPVAEVFRSTLSVSGIDGTLSYRLSTKNTARRVRAKTGSMTYVSGLAGYAETASGDTVAFAVLCNNFSCSLSRVRWAEDSIIERFLETYP